The following are from one region of the Euleptes europaea isolate rEulEur1 chromosome 11, rEulEur1.hap1, whole genome shotgun sequence genome:
- the LOC130484385 gene encoding uncharacterized protein LOC130484385, giving the protein MSAVWLQVGQCGNQIGQEWWQVVTRARSGDADMYPFCSLDGKLNAICVDSEPKVVKKLPKQVKRGSFRECNLIMGKQGRGNNWAYGYHGIRSEGEQSLFHRTMESLRKEAERRDCYSGTVLFHSLSGGTGAGLSSRLCEAIRDEYPLGHILAVSVAPHQAGESPLQHYNSLLCLSWLQRYTDGILLFCNDEVLKRAASLQGKDPPEGGQQVSLSTMNTYIVSCLAGLLYPLKIFTTQSGISLGMEPWELLRATCPVPALKFLHTAQASTRGTVFWDSLASSVTQSIPRESLHGRPQPRSSALLAVARGPQEDSFLVGRTSVLRKLKKAYCCVPWNPFPANYWTDPVSLLPLGHNSHALTICANHSCSADLLRRVEQQARLMYESKAFLHWYWRHGCEEGDFEQGFETLLSAVESYGRLGD; this is encoded by the exons ATGTCTGCAGTTTGGCTCCAGGTCGGACAATGTGGCAACCAGATTGGACAGGAGTGGTGGCAAGTCGTCACCCGTGCCAGAAGTGGAGACGCCGACAT GTACCCGTTCTGCTCCCTGGACGGCAAGCTGAATGCCATTTGTGTTGACAGCGAACCAAAGGTGGTGAAGAAGCTCCCGAAGCAAGTCAAGAGAGG atcATTCAGAGAGTGCAATCTCATCATGGGGAAGCAAGGAAGAGGCAACAACTGGGCCTACG GGTATCACGGCATCCGTTCTGAAGGGGAGCAGAGCTTGTTCCACAGGACTATGGAGAGCCTGAGGAAAGAGGCAGAGCGCAGGGACTGCTATAGTGGGACGGTCCTATTTCACAGCCTCAGCGGGGGGACAGGAGCAG GCCTTAGTTCCCGCTTGTGTGAAGCCATCCGGGATGAGTACCCACTGGGCCACATCCTGGCTGTCTCCGTGGCCCCTCACCAAGCCGGCGAGAGTCCTCTCCAGCACTACAACTCTTTGCTGTGCCTTTCCTGGCTCCAGAG GTACACAGATGGCATCCTCCTGTTCTGCAACGACGAAGTGCTAAAGCGTGCGGCATCCCTGCAGGGGAAGGACCCCCCCGAAGGCGGACAGCAGGTCtccctctccaccatgaacacGTATATCGTTTCCTGCCTCGCGGGGCTTCTCTACCCGCTCAAGATTTTCACGACGCAAAG TGGGATTAGCCTGGGCATGGAGCCCTGGGAGCTCCTGAGAGCCACCTGCCCTGTGCCAGCCCTGAAATTCCTGCACACAGCTCAAGCCAGCACGAG GGGCACCGTCTTTTGGGACAGCCTGGCATCTTCTGTGACACAGTCAATTCCTCGTGAGTCTCTCCATGGGCGCCCT CAGCCCCGCAGCTCAGCGCTTCTGGCCGTGGCTCGCGGCCCCCAGGAGGACTCTTTCCTCGTCGGCCGCACATCGGTTCTGAGGAAGCTGAAGAAGGCCTACTGCTGCGTGCCCTGGAATCCCTTCCCCGCCAATTACTGGACAG ACCCGGTCAGCCTCTTGCCTCTGGGCCACAACAGCCATGCCTTGACCATCTGCGCCAACCACAGCTGCTCGGCAGATCTCCTGCGGCGGGTGGAGCAGCAGGCCCGGCTGATGTACGAAAGCAAGGCCTTCCTGCACTGGTACTGGAGGCACGGCTGCGAGGAAGGGGACTTCGAGCAGGGCTTCGAGACGCTCCTCTCCGCCGTGGAGAGTTACGGCCGCCTCGGAGACTGA